AGCTACAAAAACTCACAACAAATCAAATTTAACAGGAGCCTCTAACGAAATAGTCTTTTGAACTGCAGTTTCAGATCAACTGACAGCTAATTCTCTCTGTCATGTCCATCTGGTGATGGTgagttgtttgttttggtttgattAAACTAAGAGAGAGCAGCAAAACATATTTCTAAAGAGTCATCCTATTCAATTTGTCCTACTTGAATAAcggcagagcagcacagtgtgcTTCCTGACAGTGACatgtttaaccctttaacaccaccctcaatagttgatgaaacgcctgtcaaaggcatacccaaattaaactacaagctgtttgtgaccccttaggagtatgtgcaaaagcttggtctcattgtgaaggtaacactctgaaatttttattttagctgtgtgatttactgcaattgcaaatggttaacagtgagagaagtctaaacacagagaaataaaaagattttgtagctcgcctaaattttttttgtaaaaaaaggctgcttgacaactggagcatggtgatgttgattagatgacaatatagtgacacaggctgaagtcttacctattcccagttaaaagtagatagtaattggacaagaaatgaccatttgggacaggtttttctgtaggtattcccaggcgctctccaaaaagtgccatttggagtctccaaatggacactttggcaccaaagtgcataactctggaatgcttcaacatacagacatcaatgagagctctaatgaaaggtgccacttagaggaacctcattccatattcagattcactattagtatgattgaaataatgttagtgaagcaaaaacacattgaatgctcattattctactgaaactgaaattgtgcatcacaagaaaagactcagaacaagagatatggtcaaaaacaacacctttatctaaacaaatacccaaactacttacagcaaactgtttacatgtttacaattccacaggtttcacagccacatgttgttctcagtatgccactgttacagtcacgggctgctacaaagcacagctagaaagcttgatgggtgtcttactgtcaccagagatgtagactggcttgtgatgttgtacactgggagtaggaggctgctctggctctggtgcttggctcccactctgtatctgaatcagtttgcctaaaatgcaaaaaataaggttttcattcacagaacaactgtatctgcattcattgttcacctcacaaatcaatagtaaaagtgcacaccacacaggtaaacaaaatagaacagtgtttgcctaaaatgcaaaaaatatatataaaacaaaataactatagatgtatgtatggttgtatgtatatatcagatattcattcacagaacaactgtagctgtattcattgttcacctcacaaatcagtcctccacaactacttttggaggaatagtaaaagcacacacctcccccacacaggtaaacagaacaaaggacccacacaggtaaatgaaatagaacacagtgtttgcctaaaaatgcacaaaatatatataaaacaaaataactatagatgtatgtatggttgtatgtatatatcagatattcattcacagaacaactgtagctgtattcattgttcacctcacaaatcagtcctccacaactacttttggaggaatagtaaaagcgcacacctcccccacacaggtaaacaaaacaaaggacacaacactgtattcactaattctttgaaacgtctacattctatttataaaactgcaacatgtataaaagttacacttacttgtcatggacaatatcttctccttcaatgaacatgtcctcctccaccgagtcaacagacgacacataactttgcgcatccgacacatcctcgtcagaaaagtcgctttcccgtctcgtacactcttcaataacttcttcaacagtgtaattcttcttttccatgcgtttcgccatctctctggtcactggaaataccactggaatggagatatacgctcactctcactattacgcatttacgcatggacagccggcatccattgttcatgtttacgcttaggcctgtagcccaccctccttccacaaccccttcatgtgggacatccccgtgacggaaatcttattggctatacgtccattgcatcagattcagcgtcaaatataatgggctgaaaatacaagcgtaagagtggggggaggtgcttcgctcgatatagtcgctcattggattcttttggctagggacaggccctcgatccttttgtatggtcaaacgagctgtcaatcaatagagtagggaagtggctttccaacgaggtgtaggttgtcaacaaagagcacaaaatggctgcgcccagacggagatattgcagtgaaaacatgaaccgtcccgtcctcgggccgcgtgtactTAAAAGGTTAATACTAAATACAACACTATGGAGTTTTTCAGCTTCCAAACTATAGCTATTTCAGACACCTCGCAATAGGAAGCTTTGGGGTTTGGGTAGGAACCCGTACCTTAAAAGGACTACACAATTTTACTACTTTACAACATTAACGGAGTTGGCAGTGGAACCAAGTTCAGAGTCATGACTGGAAAGTGAAAGTGTTGAAATGAGTGAGGAGTCCATAATTTAAATCCTCTCTGTCATTTATTTGGAACTTATGGAAACCAAACCGAACATGCAGCCAGACAGCAAAGCAAGCATGCTAACTAATTGATGATAGTTCTGATGACACCTTTGAACTCACAGCTTCAGCTTTGAAGGAGTTTGCCGTTTTTTTCGCAGCTACTAGTCAACAAATGTGCGTGTAGAAAGAAATATGACATTTGTACAGACAATAGTGTACATCAGACTGTAGGAGGACCCCGCGAGCAATTCTTTCATACCTTCCATATTGTTCCTTTAGCTATTCAGCTTGAACTATATTGAATAAATGCAATGAAAGTGTCAAGTTTATAGAGCTGAAGTAGCCGTAATAAAGTGTTAGACTGGTGTGAAAATATGACACGTTAAACTGATGCTTGAAGTTATAATTTAACCTAAATGTTAAGTTATACACAGTAATGCATGTGAGTAAGTTAGGGTTGGCGGGAGTAAACTGGCACCATGACTTGATCTATGAGGGAGGGCGGAGCTTTAAAGACGTGGCACGCTGCCTTCTTCATTTGCATAAAAAGCTGAAGACATACAGAAGTTTACCAAAACTGCACCCAAAACACCCTGCGTCTTCTCTTTTGAAGTTTTAAATGCTGTAAAAGATCAAATTAAAAGGATCACAGACAACGTTCTAAACCAGATAACTCACACTGATCAAATGaaaccccaccccaccccccaccccgtCCAGCCTCAGATATTACAACAGCATCTGGAGATTCTCTTCAGCCGTGGAAAGCCTTCGCTTTCATTTCTCCTGCAATTGCACTCTCTATTATGATTTTCCATTGATTTTAATTAAGACTTGCACAGCGGGAGGAAATTCCAGCCAGATTACTGTGTAAGAACCGGATGATCAGCACATTTTTCCAGCCGAACAGATAAAGCCTGCTGCAGTGAAAAAAGGAGTTACACAACCGTTTCTTAATGTTCACAAATATAAACCCAACAGCAGCGCATCACGTCAtcaaagaaaactgaaaaataTCCAAAACCAACAGATAGATGGACTCAGTCTGTTATAATAGTGTTTAAGGGGCAGCATCTCTGTCCTGTCCAACTGTTTAAAGACTGGTGTAGACTTTATATTGATTGATAAACTACTAaatgtgaccaaaaaaaaaaggaacaagaaagacagaagaagacaaGTTTGTCCTCACACTCTTCTCCTTTCACCTGCTttcatttgtttctgttgtggagATGTCAGAATCAATTTGTCCCAGAGTTGTAGACGTCTCTCCCAGCCGAAAGGCTTCTGAAGCAGTGGTGGTGCAGTCTGCTGGTTATTCACCGCATTAATAATCTGCCAGTATTACTTAAACACAGTTCCGCTTTGAAAGCTTTACAGCGTCATTTAGTTGTTCGGATGACTTACTGAGAAATGATTGTTCCCATAAGTGTTTGGTCATGTATTTTCTAAGTGAGATGTATCTGTGTTGTGCAGTTGAAGTTAAAGTGGAACTCTCTCtcctggaaaaagaaaaagaggtggACGGGCTGTCACCTAATGGCAAAGCGAGTCCCTTTGCTGACTGCAGACCTAATGGGGCCCTGGGGCACGGCTCTGATGACGACTCCACGCCACTCCCGCTCTATCACAAACCACGGGACTATGTGGAGGCTTCCGTGTGTCACGTTAAAGACCTGGAAAATGGGCAGTAAGAAATATAACTTTTTTTGACATATGAAACTCAATCATATAATAGGATGTAAAGGGACATTTCTCACATTTTCCTTACATGGCTCATTACCATACATCAGCAGCGCTGACAGGTTTGATTGTAACATACAGCACACATAGAGAAAAGATATGATGTTCATCAGCGTTCTGCTTTTTTGACATTTGACATCATAGGGATCAGACCATCAGATCAAGGGAAGCTGATGTTTTAGCTATTGAACgcttttataaaaaaatgattatggTTTCTTATTTTGAAGTGTCCCTTTATTTTCATTGGTTTTTATTATAGTGTTTATTTGAAGCATccctgaacaaacacacacctttgcGTTTTTGTGTTTGACAGGATGCGAGAGGTTGACCTGGGCAGCGGAAGAGCTTTGTTAATCAAAGAACATGGAGAGTTCTCTGCCATGGGCCACAAGTGTCCACACTACGGGGCGCCGCTAGTCAAAGGTGAGTGCTATATTTCCAGTAAATTAAAAGTCAGAGCATATATTGGACATACTTGTCCTTCCAGGTGTACTGTCCAAAGGACATGTGCGCTGTCCCTGGCATGGCGCGTGCTTCAACATTGCAACAGGAGACATCGAGGACTTCCCTGGTCTAGACAGCCTGCCTACCTTTCAGGTGACCGTCCCCACTGGTGCTGTCTGTTAACACATTCCCTGCCTTATCATGTCTCAAAAACTGTACGCATCGCTCATGTCTGTCTGCTCCAGGTCAGAGTTGAAAAGGACAAAGTGATCATTCGTGCAAACAAGCAGGTAACCAGACAAATAAAGGGGAGAGTTTATGCTGGAAGGTAACCTGAAGAACCAGCAGCTGATTGACCTGAGAGCTTCTTCTAAACATTTCCAGGCTCTTCAGTCACAGAAAAGGTCAAAGCCCATGGCCCGGTGCTCAGCAGTCATTAACTCCAGCACAGGTTTCAGCCATGTTCTCATCATCGGCTCAGGTTAGTGTGTCCCTCTTCAGTTCTTTTCCCTCTGACCCTTCATTACAGGCTCTTATGGTAAACTGGTGACTTTGCCTCTAGGTCCAGCAGGTCTGGTGTGTGCAGAGACTCTGCGGCAGGAGGGCTTCACTGATCGCATCGTCATGTGCACCATGGACAGGCATCCTCCATATGACAGGCCTAAACTGAGTAAGGTTTGTACACAGAACCTGAGCACATACACTGAGACTGAGCCTACTTTGGCAGGAGAGTTACATAACAGACTGCAGAGGTGCTGCTTTGGTCAGTGGTGCTAAAATAGGAGCTCTTTGGGGAACAGATACTCACACAGCAGCTAAAGTTTGAAAAAATAGCTTGTGTAGAAATAAACAGTGGAAAGAGAAACAATGCCATTAAAAGCATCATCAGTTAAAATATTGTGCCATCAGGGTCATTAATTCACTGAACAGTATTAGGAGCCATGTGTCCCTAACAAGCAtggatgttgtttttaaatggagggattcttgtttatttttttactcagCACTAACTTGCTAACCCTTAGTCCTTAgagagcacagcagagcagctgagaTTGCGCTCCACAGACTTCCTGCAGGACCATGACATTGAACTGCTCACAGAAAAGGAGGTGAGAGGTGTTCACCTTTCAGTCTGAAGACTGATTGATGACATGTACAGCCTGTTGATGGTCTGCAGTGTTTATTTTAGGTTGTGGCAATAGATGTAAAAACACGATCTGTGACCTTTGAAGATGGCTTGAGGATGGAGTATAGGAAACTCTTCATTGCTACTGGAAgcaagtaagaaaaaaaatacttaattCCTTGTGACAACTTTGCAGCTGAGATTAAAACACTTGATTTCTTGTTTCCTGCCTAAAACAGACCAAAACCAATGAACTACAAGGGCAAAGACGTCAGGAACGTGTTTCACCTACGGACACCTGAGGATGCAAACAGCATAGCGAGGCTAGCCAACAATAAGAACGCAGTGATTGTGGGAACATCATTTGTTggtgagacagagacacaaacagcattatGCACAATTTCTCTAATTAGATCAATTCATTTGAATTCAAATCCAGCACACTGGTGCTTCAAAGCAAAATTAATCTGTAAGAGCAGCTCTCAATAAGGAATTAGACAAACAGTACTTAGATTACTTCTACTTGtaagtatttttatattatgttATTGATACTGTTATTCGGTcaaagtgttgttttgtgtgtccagGTATGGAGGTGGCTGCAGCTCTAACCGACAAGGCccactctgtgtctgtcatCGGGATCGAGTCCATCCCCTTTAAAAAAGCTCTTGGGGAGAAAGTAGGAAAAGCCATAATGAAGGTAGACACACACGCTCCTGGGATGTCAAGCTTTTCAAAACATGAAGCCCCTGCACAGTCCCATCATCTGGGAGGAAACTATTAgttaaaatgcaaaacaatGATTTTCTGGTCAACACTTTGATCATCCAGACACAGCAAGGttcagctgctctctctctttgtcctaCTGTTTTCACGTGCTGGCTGTGTTTTTGTCGTTGCAGCTGTTTGAGGTAAACAGGGTGAAGTTCTACATGCTGAACGAGGTGTCAGAGATGATTGGCCATCATGGACAGGTATTCAGAAAGTGAGAGAAACAGCATGACATGATGCTCAGACAGTCCGCACCCTTTCATGTTTAATGGGAaagtctgatttaaaaaaaaataaaaaatgaatgtgctgctttaaaaataatgaaattattattatatttggaCTCTAATATTTACAAAGTCACTACTTATTGTGCATGTATCTTGTATGTgaccttttatttttctgcagctGAAGGAGGTCGTACTGAAGAGTGGAAAAGTCCTacgtgcagatgtgtgtgtcatcGGAGCAGGTGATATAAAAcataatatataaatgtgtgttttatctctGCATTCAGTTAAGATCACTTTAGATGTCTGACACATCTGTTCTCCTGCAGGAAGCGCTCCTGCAACAGGTTTCCTGAAACAGAGCGGCATCCATTTGGACTCCAAAGGCTTCATCACTGTGAACAAGGTACTTTGTGAAGCCTGAAGCTGgattaagtttattttttatgctatatatatatatatatatatatatatatatatatatatatatatatatatatatatatataaaaactttCTGCTAGACAATGCAGACAAATGTGGATGGAGTGTTTGCTGGAGGAGACGTGGTTATGTTTCCTTTCCCACCACGCAACAACAAGAAGGTGAACATCCCTCACTGGCAAATGGCTCATGTACACGGTGAGTGGCTACATTTCTGCTCCAAAGATAAGACTGTGCTCTTTACAAACATTCCTTTTGTAAAGACTGCAAACTGTAACATTACATCTTATCTGCTGTTCTAACATTACTATCATTTCTATGCTTGTGTTTGCTATGTTTTCCTCCTTACTGACAGGAAGAGTGGCTGCTCTCAGCATGATGGGCAGAGCTACGGAGATCAAAACTGTGCCTTACTTCTGGTCAGCCATGTTTGGGAAGACCATACGCTATGCAGGTAGGTGggcctgtgtttgttttgccagAGTAATGAGGCAGAGATTCTGTAGAAGAAGGATCAGAGGTTGAACTTGGCTGCTGTGAATTGTTGTTACAACACCGCCATCTAGTTGAAGACTCAAAGAATGAAActagatttatttttcttctccttGTGGAGGTTATGGTGATGGATTTGATGATGTCATAATACAAGGAGACCTGGATGAACTGCGATTTGTAGCGTTTTATACCAGGTAACTTGGAACTTTTACAAGCATTTGGCAACTATTTGTGAATTGCATGTTGTGTTGAATGTTTCTTATGATTAAGCTCTTCACTCTTCCTGTGTTCCGTCTATAGGAGTGAGGAGGTGGTAGCTGTTGCCAGCATGAACTATGATCCCATTGTATCCCGAGTGGCAGAGGTCTTAGGGTCTGGAAAGACGATTAAGAAACGAGATGTGGAGTAAGTCTCCTTCCAAGACTTAAATCTGGTCATAGTTACAATCGCTGTTATGTTCTTTAGGTCTCTCAGGTTTTTCAgtgaagaaaaacatgacaaaagttatcactctgacagaaaacacaatgaGGCGGCAGGCTCATGAGTTGGATCACATGAAAAGTATTATGCAAGCCAAACAAGTTGGTTCTTTGTGAAAACACTACAGAACAAGCTATATATATAGCTGTTATTTCATACAGTGTGTTCGATCAAAAtttcattttataataataaaaaaacagcttagtGTATGTAGTACGGTAAGCTGTTAAATAGTAGCTTagtctttttaaaaaacatgaaaaaaatgtacactaCAGAGCTATGACTATGATTAAccaagtgttttgtttttttactcacGTAAACATAAAACGAcgtgttaaaaacataaaataaatcattcAGAGGCAGGGTTGGAATTGTTCATGAAGACATCCTGAATTTGAATACGTATTCGTTGAGGAATAACATTAACTTAAATAAAATGTTGTCAATTACATTAATAATACGAAATGCAGATATTGTGGTCACTAAATATCTTTGATTGATGTTTCCCATTAAAtcacaaatacatttaaaaacacatacatttaattATGTATATGGGTTAGCAGCATTTGCTTGTTTCTTGCTATTATTAGTTCTAAGTTCTTAATGTTGCCGTATATGTGTTGTATTCATGTTGTTGTATACTTCTATCCACTCTTGTCATGATGTGACTGCAGTGTTCATGTGTattgtgtcttttgttttctaACAATgcccacacaaacactgaaggaTGTTAGCACGACTTGGCAAGTACGGAAAAATATGAGCTTTTCTACTCTTGTGTTTTGCAGCCGTGAGCTGTAGGGTTTCTTTGATTGTGTATCTGTGCTTGTCTAATTGCtggatttttgtgtgtgtgcaggactgGAGACATTTCGTGGTTGATTGACAAAGGCTCTCAATGACTTCACAACCGGAGGACAAACCCACAGGAGTCCACTGGACACCTCAATATGGACACTAATGGTGCTGAGACACTGAGCAGCTataacagtcacacacacacacacacacacacacacacactagggatgtgactgtgtctgtttgAGGACAACTCAGAAACTTTCTATTGTTCCTGAGAGACACTTTAACGTGACAAACGGAGCCATACGTGGTCTGAAGACGCTGCATCTCTGAGCTGGCAGGTCTTTGTTGACAATGTTTCACAACAAAGCAATATTGGATTTGGCCTCTGTGCTACCGCAAGATGTATCTACCTGTACACTTTTGTTTATATGAAGCCAGGGATGGGCATTGgcatttttttgtacaaactGTATTGTATATAGTTAGAATCCTGAATGCGCTGTAACACAATGAGAACATACATGCATACAGACCTTAAATCTGCATggtatatattaatataatagaAGTTGAGCCCCAAACCAGAGAATTTTATATGTAGAAGCATCAATAAGCTTAAATCTGCAACAAAGCAAACTGCGTCATCACATCAACACAGCCCTGGACGCAGTTTTAACtgactcactaacacacacagctttaatttGTGATTAATTACAATTGTTAGAATTACCTCTTTGTATTGGTTGCCTTGCTAGTGGAGTGCACAAATGAAATTCTTATATTGTATTCTCACAGTAATGCTTGCACAATAGATTCATGTATATTCTAACAGAGAGATGGAACTCCCCTAGACGAATGCCGTTGTAGCTTATGGTTATTTTGATAGTGCTCACCTGCTTAGGGACATCTGTTACTAACTCAGGGAACTGAGGTTGTGGCCTGGGCTTCATGGTCTTTTTGCAAACAGAAATGAATTGTTGATTTAATACTTCCCCCCACCAGGTTATCTTAATTTCACTGGTTCACTCATCTTCAGTCAGAAATGCTTGCAAAGTGCAGCAGGGTATTAGGCAGATGTTTGATTACATCCTGATGAGTGTGTAATacttcagctcagacacacaagTCAACACTGATCTAAAATGCATTGTTGTTCCTACAGACTGGCCTGGAATGGCATTTTTATAACTAAACTTTGAAATAAAAGTCTTCCAACAACAACTTACAGAATGATTCATTGTCTGTGCGACTCCACTTGTTGTTTATGGGACTTATGGGAACCAGAAAACAGCCAGTCGAGTAAAAGTCAGtagaaaatatttaataatttcCAAGTGATGGAGCATAGTTTGAATGTTGTGTCAGGACTACTAAAATGCATTTCAACTGAAATAAGTTGAGTTACCAATTTATACAATATTAATTTTTGgattaaaaatgacagatttgaTGGATCCACAAATTccacaaaaaaatcacataaaacATGAGAAGAATaccaaagacacaaacagactagAAGTATTCAGATTCATATTGCAAACAGCCCGTAGAGGTTTGTCCACATTTTTTGGATAACAACTTGGTTCCAAGTTTGTGTCATTGAGATCAGGACACTACTTATTACTATATCACTAAAAACAAGGCAATACTGTATTGATACCGACACGGAAACTATTGTAATCAGTCATGTACCAAGGTCAGTCTCAGCTCTGATATTGATCAGTGCATTCCTAAGAAACAGCACCTCAACTGTTAAATccaataaatacattatttgCTGGATTAAAGGCAACATATGGTGCTACAAGTTAAATCTATCTAGAGATGACTGGCAGGTACAGTGCTTATAACACAAGGAGGAGATACAGGTAGAAGGAGAGCAGTTAGGTAGCTCTCATTAGCTGGTTATGCAGTTCACCACTAAGAATGCAGAAATTCAATAACGTTTATGGTAACTTTCAGCCTTTGTGCAGATGTTTGCCTCCCAAGGTGGGCTGCTGGATCTTCAAGAGCTGCACTGCATGTGCATGCAACAACAGCTGAAAGACTTATCTCCCTCTACATTAGGCCACAAACTTCTCAGTCACCCCCTATATTCAGTGACAGACTTCACTGCAGGCTTGAGTGTAATTTATTTGATTATCACATGACAATAATGATTATCTCTCAAAAATAACAACTTAAACGCCTAACTCTGGGACAGACTCTTTGGAGGCAGCTTGCAGCCCTGTGTGTTTACTAAATGTACGACAATATATGAGTGAAACTGCAATGCCCAGGTGTTATGTTCACAGTACTGGTAGAAGAcatcataaaaatatatatgaagCTGCAAATTACTCCTTTAGAAACAGAGATGAAGTCCACTTGTAAACATCCTTCTAGAActttttaaaattgaaaaaaCTAATCACATTATGAAATCTGCTTTTTTATTAAACTACAATCACAGCTCACCTTGTACTCAATAGTAAAGGCACTTTATAATATGCTGCTGAGATGATGAACACTGGCAGTGAGCTCTGCTGAAATCAGATGTTATACCTGTAGGACTGCGAACAAAAGTCTGGCCTAAAAAGTCTGGTTGATTCCATTGTGAATGCCACTGTGACAAACCTCATGTAGGAAgactccaacacacacaagtgtaaacTGTCTTCACCTTATCCAGGGTCAGAGGTCGTATTCTGCAGCACACTGCTGAAGGTACCATTCATACAGTTTACCCTGTGGAGAAAAGGTAGCTGTGTGAGAATCATGATGCATGAAGAGAGCAAAACTGAAACCTAGCAGGCTGTgacatgttgtttttaatagGAAGCAGACAACAATGAAAacgaaagaaaataaaagagtcTGTGATAATTCTCTgtactgacacacaaaaaacacaat
The genomic region above belongs to Parambassis ranga chromosome 9, fParRan2.1, whole genome shotgun sequence and contains:
- the aifm3 gene encoding apoptosis-inducing factor 3 isoform X2 — its product is MGGCFSKPKPGSVLPDIEVKVELSLLEKEKEVDGLSPNGKASPFADCRPNGALGHGSDDDSTPLPLYHKPRDYVEASVCHVKDLENGQMREVDLGSGRALLIKEHGEFSAMGHKCPHYGAPLVKGVLSKGHVRCPWHGACFNIATGDIEDFPGLDSLPTFQVRVEKDKVIIRANKQALQSQKRSKPMARCSAVINSSTGFSHVLIIGSGPAGLVCAETLRQEGFTDRIVMCTMDRHPPYDRPKLSKSLESTAEQLRLRSTDFLQDHDIELLTEKEVVAIDVKTRSVTFEDGLRMEYRKLFIATGSKPKPMNYKGKDVRNVFHLRTPEDANSIARLANNKNAVIVGTSFVGMEVAAALTDKAHSVSVIGIESIPFKKALGEKVGKAIMKLFEVNRVKFYMLNEVSEMIGHHGQLKEVVLKSGKVLRADVCVIGAGSAPATGFLKQSGIHLDSKGFITVNKTMQTNVDGVFAGGDVVMFPFPPRNNKKVNIPHWQMAHVHGRVAALSMMGRATEIKTVPYFWSAMFGKTIRYAGYGDGFDDVIIQGDLDELRFVAFYTRSEEVVAVASMNYDPIVSRVAEVLGSGKTIKKRDVETGDISWLIDKGSQ
- the aifm3 gene encoding apoptosis-inducing factor 3 isoform X1, with the protein product MGGCFSKPKPVEVKVELSLLEKEKEVDGLSPNGKASPFADCRPNGALGHGSDDDSTPLPLYHKPRDYVEASVCHVKDLENGQMREVDLGSGRALLIKEHGEFSAMGHKCPHYGAPLVKGVLSKGHVRCPWHGACFNIATGDIEDFPGLDSLPTFQVRVEKDKVIIRANKQALQSQKRSKPMARCSAVINSSTGFSHVLIIGSGPAGLVCAETLRQEGFTDRIVMCTMDRHPPYDRPKLSKSLESTAEQLRLRSTDFLQDHDIELLTEKEVVAIDVKTRSVTFEDGLRMEYRKLFIATGSKPKPMNYKGKDVRNVFHLRTPEDANSIARLANNKNAVIVGTSFVGMEVAAALTDKAHSVSVIGIESIPFKKALGEKVGKAIMKLFEVNRVKFYMLNEVSEMIGHHGQLKEVVLKSGKVLRADVCVIGAGSAPATGFLKQSGIHLDSKGFITVNKTMQTNVDGVFAGGDVVMFPFPPRNNKKVNIPHWQMAHVHGRVAALSMMGRATEIKTVPYFWSAMFGKTIRYAGYGDGFDDVIIQGDLDELRFVAFYTRSEEVVAVASMNYDPIVSRVAEVLGSGKTIKKRDVETGDISWLIDKGSQ